ATGCTATCTAAAATAAATGACTTCTCATTTCTTTTAGGGACTAGGAGTAAGAAAATTTCAAGACAAGCGTCAACACTACTCCCAAAACTACTATTTTTTGGCCCATGAACAAATTCCTAGCAGCAATGCCTACCATTCTGTTTATCAGACTTCATATGTCCAATATCCAGATATTAAAGATTCCATTCTTGGTCGCTTTCCTAAGAACCATATTGATAAATGCATTGCTCTACATTCTGCACCTAATGATAACATGTGGTTTTCAAAATTTTACAATGGTGCTAATCATATAGCACCCACAGAGGCTACTAAAAGCTCAGAAGCTGAAAATCTTTCAACTGctcaagaagaaataaaataattttcaggTTTTCATAATAGTAAAGCATATTTCATTTAGAactgaaaaatacatttttttaaacacaAGGGATCCAATCTTTATTTGAAATGATTTCCAGAACCTAAATGGCATTAAAGTCATGGCAATTGGATGAGTGGTTGTATTCATACACTTTATTTTCTTAAAAGATCAATGCTGCCTATGAAAAGCTAACTCTTTAATATTGCTTTGAATATGCAGTTCGTTTTTCCGTCTTAAGgtaaatattaaaatgtttcactTTTTATTGTGATGTCAGCTGGTTACTTCTATAAAGTAACTATAATAAGAATCTGTTCGTATATACTAAATGGTGACTATTAATTTGTCATTGCCATCATATTACGAAAAACTGTGCTTAACCAATCATCTTTAAAACTATTTTAGACtaggaaaaaaatgggaaaatGATACTTGAGTTCACCAAGATTGAGGAACCTgttttgattcttgacaaatgcccAGAAGTCCACATGCGGTGGTCACTGTCACCCCACTAAGGTATGTAGCTACTGAGGTGCTTGAAGTTTCATATTCATGTTTCATATACATGAACATGTAAATTTAAACCTGATTGTCCACAATACTCAGAGTCAGAATATCCATGATATTCACCCAAGCAATAATTGTGTAGTCATTTTTCAACCAGTTTAAAGTGGAGGAAGGGGCATGGGGGGTTTATGTAACAGTGGAGAAGCAGACATAGCACTGTAAGAGGTTGTAAATAAGAGCCATTTACAGAGAAGATGAGTTCTTACTTTTTAATCTGGGCAAATTGCCAGTGCGAACAGCCAGGTCAAAATAGAAAAATCCAGGAATTGAGTCCAGGATTataaccagatgttcaagatgtCTGGCAAGGAGACtaaatcttcttttctattctttcttagatatattttactatgagtatctcctctataaccttcatcatgtatttttttatgtgtgtgtgtatatatatatatatatatacccactaaaaccctcattgtgtattggacaaaataaataaataaataaagacgaaGAAGTCAATGGCATGCTAGTCCTAAAACAGGAAACAGGAAACTTTTCCAACAACAAGAAAAGAGTTCTGAGGTTGCTGATAAATAGTCCTGGTTCCTGACATAACATAATTAGACAGTTGTCTCTTGAGGAGAAGGGCTAACTATTTTGGCCCTTCCCATCATAATTGTTGATATACTGTATTCTTGGACTAGGATTCTGGATCAAGCCCCCTACAATTTGAGCTAGATTCCACCTGTTCTGGTTCATTGACTCTAAGCTGCTGAAATTGTTTGATTGCCTGACAGCTCCCCAGTCTATCAGACCTGGTATCAGATCTCCATTTTGAGAGGTTTATAGAAGGTCATAACACTGGAGATGCTCTCAGCTCTTATACAGCAAGCATAAAGAGAGTATTGAAAACATGG
This genomic stretch from Erythrolamprus reginae isolate rEryReg1 chromosome 5, rEryReg1.hap1, whole genome shotgun sequence harbors:
- the TEX36 gene encoding testis-expressed protein 36 isoform X1, with the translated sequence MQKQIFNIDANCQTAKNVPQVYKEREKKPVNTFPFSIHDNRRCLLTKGEYLDSGLGVRKFQDKRQHYSQNYYFLAHEQIPSSNAYHSVYQTSYVQYPDIKDSILGRFPKNHIDKCIALHSAPNDNMWFSKFYNGANHIAPTEATKSSEAENLSTAQEEIK
- the TEX36 gene encoding testis-expressed protein 36 isoform X2, which encodes MPKGRRANPSTTRDGIWFKQCGNLQIFPESLTATMQKQIFNIDANCQTAKNVPQVYKEREKKPVNTFPFSIHDNRRCLLTKGEYLDSGLGVRKFQDKRQHYSQNYYFLAHEQIPSSNAYHSVYQTSYVQYPDIKDSILGRFPKNHIDKCIALHSAPNDNMWFSKFYNGANHIAPTEATKSSEAENLSTAQEEIK